The Miscanthus floridulus cultivar M001 chromosome 17, ASM1932011v1, whole genome shotgun sequence genome has a window encoding:
- the LOC136516193 gene encoding uncharacterized protein isoform X2: protein MSSGAVAASDPGGGETKLVAGADVTMSEAESEVPAFAADVKVEGKAPLAMDVAHEGGDVAVTDPLYATESAGMVGAEGPGDEPVEGVEAVNGEDGGEEGTLEAGAGGLLTETERKPVLVVDVAAAADSATPEHAEAEPGRKNNESDNGVAHSDTEIQNNVPGDIEGSSKEHEGDGAPAVDQPDNASEMLPQTSEQLTDSGNGPDSNLEAASLGNVHQGARYCLPLLDKGGFQVTDLVWGKVKSHPWWPGEIFDPSDASELALKHQKKGSHLVAYFGDNTFAWCDESQLKPFVTNYSQMEKQSTSDAFVGSVNNALEELSRRILSGMSCSCLPEELADNGMSYTVDNAGLKDGVTCSAVNRPEILNCFSPQNLLHYIKELALFPGQGGDLLELVIACSQLTSFYRSKGCPELASFQTGDAWVEDGDGLDGTDTLSTQNVMVEEPVINEVRPTQEKPKRGRGRPRKQKPGDGQVVMEKRSTSNQINDTSYNEKQVGMDFDDYDNLQNKKKRNFDSFEDSEKSSAPTGGSSFKIGECIRRAASQLTGSSSIMKAQNEPTAYKNAAEGENGEFDISSDDAGDELTVEKRAKRRRLHRNHTADPKELLSQLCMVATEPMNGYSFSPMIISYFNDYRNYIVSTTTEANIVDKGTSRRGRKRKEVLPSPEVETTDHMQDSYWSGLSLHNHPIDDLRKESPNTRPRRRRRSSRHAYVPLSELGDPVPKKQIQVMERSIIHVDEKMVDELKPTALVLSFGRSAAIPSELDLVKMFSRYGPLKERETEVHKETKTVKVVFKKRADAERAFSVAGKYGTFGPLLRSYRLVNMPFSLETLSANNPVKNPEDRDMEIPGLTKSEVPKDSMEVDLMQKTDKVEVAGELSSEEVETVRQTSQVEAADSAFVSQVDRLEKAGKIDAELIGHVNQIGKGTQAASVPEASSQQVGDVEQAYIQKEVSISDLPTETETLHSDAIIKELPQNAPDNMQTDVVVEAPKQSHISGDNAVFEADTEAPSTAQDHTVDDTGNEVLEEHMVSPELLQSQTSGEKLVGQTVTEQKVGPEDPKSQSEKFAAEPFVQGAVEQVEVEVESKTTVEVSGEQGYSIEQTVQVEAVIEASGGQLEVGRQISEDESMADATTEHSTVMVDETVEAEVVPVQENIENAAAAAVGVVEETAEGETKEEAPDEKGKIEHKEYADKLAKETRAGEVTLEAPDEKTENKADADTLAGETKEVEITVGAPDEKIANKDIGETTEGQTTAGAPVEEAITADEMVEDVKVLDDKSTAAEKPVENATVVTHENSTTVEKTLQDAIVPADTNTTNSEKTAVGATAKALDEDAPAVVKTIEDTTVEAPDVQAGASE, encoded by the exons ATGAGCTCGGGGGCCGTCGCGGCCTCGGATCCTGGGGGTGGCGAGACGAAGCTGGTGGCGGGCGCTGACGTCACGATGTCGGAAGCTGAGAGCGAGGTGCCTGCTTTCGCCGCCGATGTGAAAGTGGAAGGGAAGGCTCCGTTGGCGATGGATGTGGCTCATGAAGGGGGAGATGTGGCGGTGACCGACCCGCTCTACGCGACCGAGTCGGCTGGTATGGTTGGTGCCGAAGGGCCCGGAGATGAGCCCGTGGAGGGCGTGGAGGCGGTGAACGGAGAGGACGGTGGCGAGGAGGGGACGCTAGAAGCGGGAGCTGGTGGTCTGCTGACTGAGACGGAGAGGAAGCCGGTTCTGGTGGTAgatgtggctgctgctgctgattcTGCGACTCCTGAACATGCTGAAGCCG AGCCTGGGAGAAAGAATAATGAAAGCGATAATGGTGTAGCACATTCTGATACGGAAATACAGAACAATGTGCCTGGTGACATAGAGGGAAGCTCCAAGGAACATGAAGGTGATGGAGCACCTGCAGTTGACCAGCCGGATAACGCATCTGAAATGCTCCCACAGACAAGTGAGCAGCTTACTGACAGCGGAAATGGCCCGGACAGCAACTTAGAGGCTGCTAGTCTGGGGAATGTTCATCAGGGTGCTAGATACTGCTTGCCTCTTCTTGATAAAGGTGGGTTTCAAGTTACTGATCTTGTCTGGGGTAAAGTGAAAAGTCATCCTTGGTGGCCTGGTGAAATTTTTGATCCATCGGATGCATCTGAATTGGCGCTGAAGCATCAGAAAAAGGGCAGCCACTTGGTAGCTTATTTTGGTGACAATACTTTTGCATGGTGCGATGAATCCCAGTTGAAGCCTTTTGTAACAAATTATTCACAAATGGAGAAACAGAGCACTTCAGATGCCTTTGTTGGGTCAGTTAATAATGCACTTGAAGAACTCTCAAGGCGGATACTGTCAGGTATGAGCTGCTCTTGTTTGCCAGAAGAGCTTGCTGATAATGGCATGTCCTACACGGTTGATAATGCTGGGCTCAAGGATGGAGTTACTTGCTCTGCAGTTAATCGGCCCGAGATCTTAAACTGTTTCAGTCCACAAAACCTTCTTCATTATATTAAGGAGTTAGCTCTATTTCCTGGCCAAGGAGGTGATCTGTTGGAGTTAGTGATAGCGTGTTCTCAACTTACTTCTTTCTATCGATCTAAGGGATGTCCTGAACTTGCATCATTTCAAACTGGCGATGCGTGGGTTGAGGATGGTGATGGTCTGGATGGTACAGACACTTTATCCACCCAGAATGTAATGGTCGAGGAGCCTGTGATTAATGAAGTGCGTCCTACTCAAGAGAAGCCCAAAAGGGGCAGGGGGAGACCTCGGAAACAAAAACCTGGTGATGGCCAGGTGGTGATGGAGAAAAGAAGCACATCTAATCAGATCAATGATACTAGCTACAATGAGAAACAAGTGGGTATGGACTTTGATGACTATGACAACTTACAGAACAAGAAGAAAAGAAACTTCGACTCATTTGAAGATTCAGAGAAGTCATCAGCTCCAACTGGTGGTAGTTCCTTCAAGATCGGTGAGTGTATTCGGCGAGCCGCAAGCCAGCTGACAGGATCTTCATCCATTATGAAGGCTCAGAATGAACCAACAGCCTATAAGAATGCTGCTGAAGGAGAGAATGGGGAATTTGATATCTCTAGTGATGATGCTGGTGATGAACTTACTGTGGAGAAACGAGCGAAAAGGAGACGTCTGCACAGAAATCACACTGCAGATCCCAAGGAATTACTATCACAGTTATGCATGGTTGCAACAGAGCCAATGAATGGATATAGTTTCTCACCAATGATAATCAGTTACTTCAATGATTACAGAAACTATATTGTTTCTACAACTACTGAAGCTAACATTGTTGATAAAGGTACATCTAGGAGAGGGAGGAAGAGAAAAGAAGTTTTACCTTCTCCTGAGGTAGAGACAACGGACCATATGCAGGACTCGTACTGGTCCGGATTGAGCTTGCATAATCATCCAATTGATGACCTCAGAAAAGAGAGTCCCAATACAAGGCCAAGACGTAGGCGGAGATCCTCAAGACATGCATATGTACCTTTGTCGGAACTTGGGGATCCGGTTCCTAAAAAACAGATACAAGTGATGGAAAGATCCATCATCCATGTTGATGAGAAGATGGTTGATGAGTTGAAGCCCACTGCACTTGTTTTGAGCTTTGGCAGATCAGCTGCTATTCCTTCAGAACTGGATCTTGTTAAGATGTTCAGTCGCTATGGACCACTGAAAGAAAGGGAGACAGAAGTACACAAGGAAACAAAAACTGTTAAAGTTGTCTTTAAAAAGCGTGCCGATGCTGAAAGGGCTTTTAGTGTTGCTGGCAAGTATGGCACTTTTGGACCTTTGCTTCGAAGTTATCGTCTTGTCAATATGCCATTTTCTCTAGAGACACTATCAGCAAATAATCCTGTGAAAAACCCTGAAGATCGTGACATGGAGATTCCAG GTTTGACTAAGTCCGAAGTTCCTAAGGATTCCATGGAAGTTGACCTGATGCAGAAAACAGATAAAGTAGAAGTTGCAGGAGAGCTGTCGTCTGAAGAAGTTGAGACTGTGAGGCAAACTTCTCAAGTGGAAGCTGCAGACAGTGCATTTGTCAGTCAAGTTGACAGGCTTGAGAAAGCTGGAAAGATTGACGCCGAGCTAATTGGCCATGTTAATCAAATTGGGAAAGGTACGCAAGCTGCATCTGTACCTGAAGCGTCGTCTCAGCAAGTTGGCGATGTTGAGCAAGCTTACATTCAAAAGGAAGTTTCAATCAGTGATCTACCCACAGAGACAGAAACCTTACATTCTGATGCTATAATAAAAGAGTTGCCTCAGAATGCTCCAGATAATATGCAAACGGATGTTGTAGTCGAAGCTCCAAAACAGAGTCACATTTCAGGAGATAATGCCGTATTTGAAGCAGACACTGAAGCACCAAGTACTGCACAAGATCATACTGTGGATGATACTGGGAATGAAGTTCTAGAAGAGCATATGGTATCTCCTGAGTTATTACAAAGTCAAACCTCTGGTGAGAAACTAGTGGGACAGACAGTAACTGAACAAAAAGTGGGACCTGAAGATCCAAAGTCACAATCTGAAAAATTTGCTGCTGAACCTTTCGTACAAGGTGCAGTTGAGCAAGTAGAAGTTGAAGTGGAATCCAAAACTACTGTTGAAGTATCAGGCGAACAAGGCTATAGTATTGAGCAGACTGTTCAAGTGGAAGCTGTAATTGAAGCATCAGGTGGACAACTTGAGGTGGGAAGACAAATTTCTGAAGATGAATCTATGGCTGATGCAACTACTGAGCACTCTACGGTCATGGTTGATGAAACTGTGGAGGCAGAAGTAGTACCAGTCCAGGAGAATATAGagaatgctgctgctgctgctgtaggaGTAGTTGAGGAGACTGCTGAAGGTGAAACTAAGGAGGAAGCGCCAGACGAGAAGGGGAAAATAGAACATAAAGAATATGCTGACAAATTAGCTAAGGAGACCAGGGCAGGTGAAGTTACACTTGAGGCACCAGATGAGAAAACAGAAAATAAAGCAGATGCTGACACACTAGCTGGGGAGACCAAAGAAGTTGAAATTACAGTAGGGGCACCAGATGAGAAAATAGCAAATAAAGATATTGGGGAGACAACCGAAGGTCAAACTACAGCTGGAGCACCAGTTGAAGAAGCTATAACAGCTGACGAAATGGTAGAGGATGTTAAGGTGCTAGATGATAAATCTACAGCAGCTGAGAAACCTGTAGAGAATGCCACAGTTGTGACACATGAGAATTCAACTACAGTTGAGAAGACTCTGCAGGATGCCATTGTACCAGCAGATACAAATACCACCAACTCTGAAAAAACTGCTGTGGGTGCCACAGCTAAAGCACTAGATGAGGATGCTCCAGCGGTGGTGAAGACTATAGAGGATACCACGGTTGAGGCACCAGATGTACAAGCAGGTGCAAGTGAGTAA
- the LOC136516193 gene encoding PWWP domain-containing protein 1-like isoform X1 translates to MSSGAVAASDPGGGETKLVAGADVTMSEAESEVPAFAADVKVEGKAPLAMDVAHEGGDVAVTDPLYATESAGMVGAEGPGDEPVEGVEAVNGEDGGEEGTLEAGAGGLLTETERKPVLVVDVAAAADSATPEHAEAESNELEENLVNAEPGRKNNESDNGVAHSDTEIQNNVPGDIEGSSKEHEGDGAPAVDQPDNASEMLPQTSEQLTDSGNGPDSNLEAASLGNVHQGARYCLPLLDKGGFQVTDLVWGKVKSHPWWPGEIFDPSDASELALKHQKKGSHLVAYFGDNTFAWCDESQLKPFVTNYSQMEKQSTSDAFVGSVNNALEELSRRILSGMSCSCLPEELADNGMSYTVDNAGLKDGVTCSAVNRPEILNCFSPQNLLHYIKELALFPGQGGDLLELVIACSQLTSFYRSKGCPELASFQTGDAWVEDGDGLDGTDTLSTQNVMVEEPVINEVRPTQEKPKRGRGRPRKQKPGDGQVVMEKRSTSNQINDTSYNEKQVGMDFDDYDNLQNKKKRNFDSFEDSEKSSAPTGGSSFKIGECIRRAASQLTGSSSIMKAQNEPTAYKNAAEGENGEFDISSDDAGDELTVEKRAKRRRLHRNHTADPKELLSQLCMVATEPMNGYSFSPMIISYFNDYRNYIVSTTTEANIVDKGTSRRGRKRKEVLPSPEVETTDHMQDSYWSGLSLHNHPIDDLRKESPNTRPRRRRRSSRHAYVPLSELGDPVPKKQIQVMERSIIHVDEKMVDELKPTALVLSFGRSAAIPSELDLVKMFSRYGPLKERETEVHKETKTVKVVFKKRADAERAFSVAGKYGTFGPLLRSYRLVNMPFSLETLSANNPVKNPEDRDMEIPGLTKSEVPKDSMEVDLMQKTDKVEVAGELSSEEVETVRQTSQVEAADSAFVSQVDRLEKAGKIDAELIGHVNQIGKGTQAASVPEASSQQVGDVEQAYIQKEVSISDLPTETETLHSDAIIKELPQNAPDNMQTDVVVEAPKQSHISGDNAVFEADTEAPSTAQDHTVDDTGNEVLEEHMVSPELLQSQTSGEKLVGQTVTEQKVGPEDPKSQSEKFAAEPFVQGAVEQVEVEVESKTTVEVSGEQGYSIEQTVQVEAVIEASGGQLEVGRQISEDESMADATTEHSTVMVDETVEAEVVPVQENIENAAAAAVGVVEETAEGETKEEAPDEKGKIEHKEYADKLAKETRAGEVTLEAPDEKTENKADADTLAGETKEVEITVGAPDEKIANKDIGETTEGQTTAGAPVEEAITADEMVEDVKVLDDKSTAAEKPVENATVVTHENSTTVEKTLQDAIVPADTNTTNSEKTAVGATAKALDEDAPAVVKTIEDTTVEAPDVQAGASE, encoded by the exons ATGAGCTCGGGGGCCGTCGCGGCCTCGGATCCTGGGGGTGGCGAGACGAAGCTGGTGGCGGGCGCTGACGTCACGATGTCGGAAGCTGAGAGCGAGGTGCCTGCTTTCGCCGCCGATGTGAAAGTGGAAGGGAAGGCTCCGTTGGCGATGGATGTGGCTCATGAAGGGGGAGATGTGGCGGTGACCGACCCGCTCTACGCGACCGAGTCGGCTGGTATGGTTGGTGCCGAAGGGCCCGGAGATGAGCCCGTGGAGGGCGTGGAGGCGGTGAACGGAGAGGACGGTGGCGAGGAGGGGACGCTAGAAGCGGGAGCTGGTGGTCTGCTGACTGAGACGGAGAGGAAGCCGGTTCTGGTGGTAgatgtggctgctgctgctgattcTGCGACTCCTGAACATGCTGAAGCCG AATCCAATGAACTTGAAGAAAATCTTGTAAATGCAGAGCCTGGGAGAAAGAATAATGAAAGCGATAATGGTGTAGCACATTCTGATACGGAAATACAGAACAATGTGCCTGGTGACATAGAGGGAAGCTCCAAGGAACATGAAGGTGATGGAGCACCTGCAGTTGACCAGCCGGATAACGCATCTGAAATGCTCCCACAGACAAGTGAGCAGCTTACTGACAGCGGAAATGGCCCGGACAGCAACTTAGAGGCTGCTAGTCTGGGGAATGTTCATCAGGGTGCTAGATACTGCTTGCCTCTTCTTGATAAAGGTGGGTTTCAAGTTACTGATCTTGTCTGGGGTAAAGTGAAAAGTCATCCTTGGTGGCCTGGTGAAATTTTTGATCCATCGGATGCATCTGAATTGGCGCTGAAGCATCAGAAAAAGGGCAGCCACTTGGTAGCTTATTTTGGTGACAATACTTTTGCATGGTGCGATGAATCCCAGTTGAAGCCTTTTGTAACAAATTATTCACAAATGGAGAAACAGAGCACTTCAGATGCCTTTGTTGGGTCAGTTAATAATGCACTTGAAGAACTCTCAAGGCGGATACTGTCAGGTATGAGCTGCTCTTGTTTGCCAGAAGAGCTTGCTGATAATGGCATGTCCTACACGGTTGATAATGCTGGGCTCAAGGATGGAGTTACTTGCTCTGCAGTTAATCGGCCCGAGATCTTAAACTGTTTCAGTCCACAAAACCTTCTTCATTATATTAAGGAGTTAGCTCTATTTCCTGGCCAAGGAGGTGATCTGTTGGAGTTAGTGATAGCGTGTTCTCAACTTACTTCTTTCTATCGATCTAAGGGATGTCCTGAACTTGCATCATTTCAAACTGGCGATGCGTGGGTTGAGGATGGTGATGGTCTGGATGGTACAGACACTTTATCCACCCAGAATGTAATGGTCGAGGAGCCTGTGATTAATGAAGTGCGTCCTACTCAAGAGAAGCCCAAAAGGGGCAGGGGGAGACCTCGGAAACAAAAACCTGGTGATGGCCAGGTGGTGATGGAGAAAAGAAGCACATCTAATCAGATCAATGATACTAGCTACAATGAGAAACAAGTGGGTATGGACTTTGATGACTATGACAACTTACAGAACAAGAAGAAAAGAAACTTCGACTCATTTGAAGATTCAGAGAAGTCATCAGCTCCAACTGGTGGTAGTTCCTTCAAGATCGGTGAGTGTATTCGGCGAGCCGCAAGCCAGCTGACAGGATCTTCATCCATTATGAAGGCTCAGAATGAACCAACAGCCTATAAGAATGCTGCTGAAGGAGAGAATGGGGAATTTGATATCTCTAGTGATGATGCTGGTGATGAACTTACTGTGGAGAAACGAGCGAAAAGGAGACGTCTGCACAGAAATCACACTGCAGATCCCAAGGAATTACTATCACAGTTATGCATGGTTGCAACAGAGCCAATGAATGGATATAGTTTCTCACCAATGATAATCAGTTACTTCAATGATTACAGAAACTATATTGTTTCTACAACTACTGAAGCTAACATTGTTGATAAAGGTACATCTAGGAGAGGGAGGAAGAGAAAAGAAGTTTTACCTTCTCCTGAGGTAGAGACAACGGACCATATGCAGGACTCGTACTGGTCCGGATTGAGCTTGCATAATCATCCAATTGATGACCTCAGAAAAGAGAGTCCCAATACAAGGCCAAGACGTAGGCGGAGATCCTCAAGACATGCATATGTACCTTTGTCGGAACTTGGGGATCCGGTTCCTAAAAAACAGATACAAGTGATGGAAAGATCCATCATCCATGTTGATGAGAAGATGGTTGATGAGTTGAAGCCCACTGCACTTGTTTTGAGCTTTGGCAGATCAGCTGCTATTCCTTCAGAACTGGATCTTGTTAAGATGTTCAGTCGCTATGGACCACTGAAAGAAAGGGAGACAGAAGTACACAAGGAAACAAAAACTGTTAAAGTTGTCTTTAAAAAGCGTGCCGATGCTGAAAGGGCTTTTAGTGTTGCTGGCAAGTATGGCACTTTTGGACCTTTGCTTCGAAGTTATCGTCTTGTCAATATGCCATTTTCTCTAGAGACACTATCAGCAAATAATCCTGTGAAAAACCCTGAAGATCGTGACATGGAGATTCCAG GTTTGACTAAGTCCGAAGTTCCTAAGGATTCCATGGAAGTTGACCTGATGCAGAAAACAGATAAAGTAGAAGTTGCAGGAGAGCTGTCGTCTGAAGAAGTTGAGACTGTGAGGCAAACTTCTCAAGTGGAAGCTGCAGACAGTGCATTTGTCAGTCAAGTTGACAGGCTTGAGAAAGCTGGAAAGATTGACGCCGAGCTAATTGGCCATGTTAATCAAATTGGGAAAGGTACGCAAGCTGCATCTGTACCTGAAGCGTCGTCTCAGCAAGTTGGCGATGTTGAGCAAGCTTACATTCAAAAGGAAGTTTCAATCAGTGATCTACCCACAGAGACAGAAACCTTACATTCTGATGCTATAATAAAAGAGTTGCCTCAGAATGCTCCAGATAATATGCAAACGGATGTTGTAGTCGAAGCTCCAAAACAGAGTCACATTTCAGGAGATAATGCCGTATTTGAAGCAGACACTGAAGCACCAAGTACTGCACAAGATCATACTGTGGATGATACTGGGAATGAAGTTCTAGAAGAGCATATGGTATCTCCTGAGTTATTACAAAGTCAAACCTCTGGTGAGAAACTAGTGGGACAGACAGTAACTGAACAAAAAGTGGGACCTGAAGATCCAAAGTCACAATCTGAAAAATTTGCTGCTGAACCTTTCGTACAAGGTGCAGTTGAGCAAGTAGAAGTTGAAGTGGAATCCAAAACTACTGTTGAAGTATCAGGCGAACAAGGCTATAGTATTGAGCAGACTGTTCAAGTGGAAGCTGTAATTGAAGCATCAGGTGGACAACTTGAGGTGGGAAGACAAATTTCTGAAGATGAATCTATGGCTGATGCAACTACTGAGCACTCTACGGTCATGGTTGATGAAACTGTGGAGGCAGAAGTAGTACCAGTCCAGGAGAATATAGagaatgctgctgctgctgctgtaggaGTAGTTGAGGAGACTGCTGAAGGTGAAACTAAGGAGGAAGCGCCAGACGAGAAGGGGAAAATAGAACATAAAGAATATGCTGACAAATTAGCTAAGGAGACCAGGGCAGGTGAAGTTACACTTGAGGCACCAGATGAGAAAACAGAAAATAAAGCAGATGCTGACACACTAGCTGGGGAGACCAAAGAAGTTGAAATTACAGTAGGGGCACCAGATGAGAAAATAGCAAATAAAGATATTGGGGAGACAACCGAAGGTCAAACTACAGCTGGAGCACCAGTTGAAGAAGCTATAACAGCTGACGAAATGGTAGAGGATGTTAAGGTGCTAGATGATAAATCTACAGCAGCTGAGAAACCTGTAGAGAATGCCACAGTTGTGACACATGAGAATTCAACTACAGTTGAGAAGACTCTGCAGGATGCCATTGTACCAGCAGATACAAATACCACCAACTCTGAAAAAACTGCTGTGGGTGCCACAGCTAAAGCACTAGATGAGGATGCTCCAGCGGTGGTGAAGACTATAGAGGATACCACGGTTGAGGCACCAGATGTACAAGCAGGTGCAAGTGAGTAA
- the LOC136517725 gene encoding nuclear transcription factor Y subunit B, whose product MADAPASPGGGGGSHESGSPRGGGGGGGGSVREQDRFLPIANISRIMKKAIPANGKIAKDAKETVQECVSEFISFITSEASDKCQREKRKTINGDDLLWAMATLGFEDYIEPLKVYLQKYREMEGDSKLTAKPGDGSIKKDALGHVGGSSSAAQGMGQQGAYNQGMGYMQPQYHNGDISN is encoded by the exons ATGGCGGACGCTCCGGCGAGCCccgggggcggcggcgggagcCACGAGAGCGGGAGCCCCAGGGGCGGCGGAGGTGGGGGTGGTGGCAGCGTCAGGGAGCAGGACAGGTTCCTGCCCATCGCCAACATCAGTCGCATCATGAAGAAGGCCATCCCGGCTAACGGGAAGATCGCCAAGGACGCCAAGGAGACCGTGCAGGAGTGCGTCTCCGAGTTCATCTCCTTCATCACTAGCGA AGCGAGTGACAAGTGCCAGAGGGAGAAGCGGAAGACCATCAACGGCGACGACCTGCTGTGGGCCATGGCCACGTTGGGGTTTGAGGACTACATTGAACCCCTCAAGGTGTACCTGCAGAAGTACAGAGAG ATGGAG GGTGATAGTAAGTTAACTGCAAAACCCGGCGATGGCTCAATTAAAAAGGATGCCCTTGGTCATGTGGGAGGAAGTAGCTCAGCTGCACAAGGG ATGGGCCAACAAGGAGCATACAACCAAGGAATGGGTTATATGCAACCTCAG TACCATAACGGGGATATCTCAAACTAA